Proteins co-encoded in one Papaver somniferum cultivar HN1 chromosome 5, ASM357369v1, whole genome shotgun sequence genomic window:
- the LOC113283341 gene encoding uncharacterized protein LOC113283341: MASTTAASNPRVFSTLSSLNHRRKSLASLTHPQIASRRIFSSFSLSTSQKTLGRNPRKIVCEATEASVANESSPSSGGGSGRSWVPVVPLAALPKGERRVIIQDDEVILLLWYKDQIFAIENRSPAEGAYSEGLLNAKLTQDGCIVCPSTDSTFDLKTGDVKDWYPKNPVLRALTPVLRKLYIYPVKTEDDNICISMSGNLDSGVSAEIVYSGRAQPGFTATNVNVDEVRMVVDEGQLGFGFSRKNELINGKAAIIGFLLVLDFELLTGKGLLKGTGFLDFLYAALN; this comes from the exons ATGGCTTCAACTACGGCAGCATCAAATCCTCGGGTCTTTTCCACCCTTTCGTCTCTGAATCATCGACGAAAGTCTTTGGCATCATTAACTCACCCTCAAATTGCATCAAGGAGAATTTTCTCCTCATTTTCACTATCAACCTCTCAAAAGACACTTGGAAGAAACCCAAGGAAAATTGTATGTGAAGCGACCGAAGCTTCAGTGGCCAATGAATCATCTCCCTCTTCCGGAGGTGGTAGTGGTAGGAGTTGGGTCCCGGTGGTTCCTTTAGCAGCATTACCCAAAGGAGAAAGAAGAGTGATTATTCAAGATGATGAAGTTATTCTTCTTTTATGGTATAAAGATCAAATTTTTGCAATCGAAAATCGGTCTCCTGCTGAAGGTGCTTATAGTGAAGGCTTGTTAAATGCCAAGCTTACTCAG GATGGTTGTATAGTTTGTCCAAGTACAGATAGTACATTTGATCTCAAAACAGGAGATGTGAAGGATTGGTATCCAAAGAATCCTGTTCTTCGAGCTCTAACGCCTGTTTTGAGGAAACTCTACATTTATCCGGTTAAAACCGAAGATGACAACATTTGCATTAGCATGAGTGGGAACCTAGACTCTGGTGTTTCTGCTGAGATTGTTTACAGCGGTAGAGCTCAACCTGGTTTCACTGCGACTAATGTCAACGTCGACGAG GTGAGAATGGTAGTTGATGAAGGTCAATTGGGGTTCGGTTTTTCGAGGAAGAATGAACTGATAAATGGGAAAGCAGCTATAATTGGATTTcttttggtattagattttgagCTTCTAACTGGTAAAGGTCTTCTGAAAGGAACAGGTTTCTTAGACTTTCTTTATGCTGCTTTGAATTAA